A single Myxocyprinus asiaticus isolate MX2 ecotype Aquarium Trade chromosome 50, UBuf_Myxa_2, whole genome shotgun sequence DNA region contains:
- the LOC127439119 gene encoding cryptochrome-1-like isoform X1, which yields MAVNSIHWFRKGLRLHDNPALLEAVKGADTLRCVYFLDPWFAGASNLGVNRWRFLLQSLEDLDCSLRKLNSRLFVIRGQPANIFPRLFKEWNVSRLTFECDSEPFGKERDAAIKKLASEAGVEVNVKISHTLYDLDKIIELNGGQTPLTYKRFQTLVSTMSPPEPPVEPLTKELMKNCVTPVSENHRERYGVPLLEELGFDTEGLAPAVWPGGESEALTRMDRHLGPESAAVWQENFERPKMNSSPLLASPLGLSPYLRFGCLSCRMYYYKLTELYKKVKKNENPSISLYDKILWREFFYTAATNNPRFDRMEGNPFCIRIPWDKNAEALAKWAEAKTGFPWIDAIMTQLRQEGWIHHLARHAVACFLTRGDLWISWEEGMKVFEELLLDADWSVNAGSWLCHSCSSFFQQFFHCYCPVGFGRRIDPNGDFIRRYLPVLRDFPAKFIYDPWNAPEDVQIAAKCVIGVDYPKPMVNHAAASRLNIERMRQIYQQLSRYRGLSLLATVPSNHMEEMDVNETRGAAAPPTRRRTHRVGREQRGGHEQPGLSGAKHQHALGHRTLPYTTQSNQTGHAHAFAVPQQPGRLTWPAWGGTGKREREAEHDCCHGDNGPTSTLKVQRQDDEKRREVQEGVSFSSRAPPTDGFA from the exons ATGGCGGTAAACTCCATCCACTGGTTTCGTAAAGGACTACGTCTCCATGACAACCCCGCACTGCTGGAGGCAGTGAAGGGGGCGGACACCCTGCGCTGCGTCTACTTCCTGGACCCTTGGTTCGCTGGGGCGTCAAACCTGGGCGTCAACAGATGGAG GTTTCTGCTGCAGTCTTTGGAGGATTTGGACTGTAGTCTTCGTAAACTCAACTCCCGTCTGTTTGTCATCCGCGGTCAACCAGCTAATATCTTCCCTCGGCTATTTAAG GAGTGGAATGTGTCTCGACTGACGTTTGAGTGTGACTCAGAGCCGTTCGGGAAGGAACGAGATGCAGCAATAAAGAAACTGGCATCTGAAGCGGGAGTAGAGGTCAACGTCAAGATCTCACACACGCTCTACGATCTCGACAA GATAATAGAGTTGAATGGTGGTCAGACTCCACTCACGTACAAGCGTTTCCAAACTCTAGTGAGCACCATGAGTCCTCCAGAACCTCCAGTAGAACCTCTGACCAAAGAACTCATGAAGAACTGTGTCACACCTGTCAGTGAAAACCACAGAGAGAGATACGGAGTGCCCTTACTGGAGGAACTGG GGTTTGACACTGAGGGTTTGGCTCCTGCCGTGTGGCCTGGAGGAGAATCAGAAGCTCTGACTCGCATGGACCGACACCTCGGGCCCGAATCTGCTGCG gtgTGGCAGGAGAACTTTGAGCGACCAAAGATGAACTCCAGTCCTCTGTTGGCAAGTCCGTTGGGTTTGAGTCCATACCTGCGATTTGGCTGTCTGTCCTGTCGCATGTACTACTACAAACTCACCGAACTCTACAAGAAG GTGAAGAAGAATGAAAACCCGTCCATCTCGCTCTACGATAAGATCTTATGGAGGGAGTTTTTCTATACGGCGGCCACTAATAACCCGCGCTTCGACCGGATGGAGGGAAACCCCTTCTGCATCCGCATCCCGTGGGATAAGAACGCAGAGGCGCTGGCCAAGTGGGCGGAGGCTAAAACGGGTTTCCCTTGGATCGACGCGATCATGACACAACTGCGTCAGGAGGGCTGGATTCATCATCTGGCGCGTCACGCGGTGGCGTGTTTCCTGACGCGAGGAGATCTGTGGATCAGCTGGGAGGAGGGCATGAAG GTGTTTGAAGAGCTGTTATTGGACGCAGACTGGAGCGTAAACGCGGGCAGCTGGCTCTGCCACTCCTGCAGCTCCTTCTTCCAGCAGTTTTTCCACTGTTACTGTCCCGTCGGGTTTGGACGCAGAATCGACCCCAACGGAGACTTCATCAG GCGTTATTTACCTGTCCTCCGGGATTTTCCAGCAAAGTTCATCTATGACCCCTGGAACGCTCCCGAGGACGTGCAGATCGCTGCCAAGTGTGTGATCGGAGTGGATTACCCCAAACCCATGGTGAACCACGCCGCGGCGAGTCGACTGAACATCGAGAGGATGCGACAGATCTACCAACAGCTGTCCAGATACAGAGGACTCA GTCTGCTCGCCACTGTGCCGTCCAACCACATGGAGGAGATGGACGTGAATGAAACGAGAGGAGCAGCAGCGCCCCCTACACGCCGAAGGACACACA GGGTTGGAAGAGAGCAGAGGGGCGGTCACGAGCAGCCCGGACTGAGCGGAGCGAAACACCAACACGCTCTCG GCCACCGTACGTTGCCGTACACCACGCAAAGTAACCAGACAGGCCACGCCCACGCGTTCGCCGTCCCACAGCAACCGG GACGTCTGACTTGGCCGGCTTGGGGCGGGACgggaaagagagaaagggaggcgGAGCATGactgttgccatggtgacaatGGCCCCACCTCTACTCTAAAAGTGCAGCGGCAAGATGATGAG AAGAGGCGGGAAGTCCAGGAGGGCGTGTCCTTCTCTTCAAGAGCTCCACCTACTGATGGATTTGCATAA
- the LOC127439128 gene encoding retinoblastoma-binding protein 5 isoform X2, with protein sequence MNLELLESFGQNYPEEADGTLDCISMALTCTFNRWGTLLAVGCNDGRIVIWDFLTRGIAKIISAHIHPVCSLSWSRDGHKLVSASTDNIVSQWDVLTGDCDQRFRFPSPILKLQCHPRDMDKVLVCPMKSAPVLLTLSDSKHVVLPVDDDSDLNVVAAFDRRGEYIYTGNAKGKILVLNTDTQDLVASFRVTTGTSNTTAIKSIEFARKGSCFLINTADRIIRVYDGREILTCGRDGEPEPMQKLQDLVNRTPWKRCCFSGDGEYIVAGSARQHALYIWEKSIGNLVKILHGTRGELLLDVAWHPVRPIIASISSGVVSIWAQNQVENWSAFAPDFKELDENVEYEERESEFDIEDEDKSEPEQTGADAAEDEEVDVTTVDPIVAFCSSDEELEDYKALLYLPIAPEVEDPEENPFGPPPDAAVQNATTEDSSTADKKQRQPSTDGGPPKKKIRTTTIELQGVPSDEVHPLLGVKGDSKSKKKAAGRPKGSKGNLVSSAFKQHEVQGFD encoded by the exons ATGAATCTGGAGTTGCTCG AGTCCTTCGGGCAGAATTATCCAGAG gaggCCGATGGCACTCTGGACTGCATCAGTATGGCTCTCACTTGCACGTTTAACCGCTGGGGGACGCTGTTGGCCGTCGGCTGTAATGACGGACGAATTGTCATCTGGGACTTTCTTACGCGCGGCATTGCCAAAATTATCAGCGCGCACATACATCCCGTCTGTTCGCTCAG CTGGAGTAGAGACGGACACAAGCTCGTGAGTGCCTCCACAGATAACATCGTCTCTCAGTGGGACGTCCTGACAGGAGATTGTGACCAACGATTCCGATTCCCGTCACCCATCCTCAAACTGCAGTGCCATCCCAGAGACAT GGATAAAGTTCTAGTGTGCCCTATGAAGTCAGCACCCGTTCTTCTAACGCTGTCCGACTCCAAACATGTGGTTCTGCCCGTGGACGATGACTCGGATCTGAACGTGGTGGCGGCATTTGACCGGCGCGGTGAATACATCTACACTGGCAATGCCAAGGGAAAG ATTCTGGTGTTGAACACAGACACGCAGGATCTAGTGGCATCGTTTCGGGTGACGACGGGAACCAGTAACACCACAGCCATCAAATCCATCGAGTTTGCACGGAAGGGCAG TTGTTTCCTGATAAACACAGCAGACAGAATCATTCGCGTGTACGACGGCCGAGAGATTCTCACCTGCGGCAGAGACGGAGAGCCTGAACCCATGCAGAAACTACAGGACCTTGTGAACAG GACGCCGTGGAAGCGCTGTTGTTTCTCTGGCGACGGCGAGTATATTGTGGCGGGATCGGCACGGCAGCACGCGCTGTACATCTGGGAGAAAAGCATTGGGAACCTGGTGAAGATCCTTCACGGCACGCGAGGAGAACTGCTGCTGGATGTGGCG tggcACCCTGTGCGGCCGATCATTGCGTCGATCTCCAGTGGAGTTGTGTCTATATGGGCCCAGAACCAAGTG gagaaCTGGAGTGCGTTTGCTCCTGATTTTAAAGAGTTGGATGAGAATGTGGAGTAtgaagagagagagtcagagttTGATATTGAAGATGAAGACAAGAGTGAACCAGAACAGACCG GAGCTGATGCAGCTGAAGATGAGGAGGTGGACGTCACTACAGTTGATCCCATCGTAGCGTTCTGCAGCAG TGATGAAGAGCTGGAGGATTATAAAGCACTGCTGTATCTGCCCATCGCTCCGGAGGTGGAAGACCCAGAGGAGAATCCGTTCGGACCACCGCCGGACGCCGCGGTGCAAAACGCCACCACTGAAGACAGCAGCACTGCAGATAAAAAACAAAGACAGCCATCTACAGACGGAGGTCCGCCCAAGAAGAAGATCCGGACCACTACTATCGAACTGCAGGGCGTTCCGAGTGATG AGGTGCACCCGTTACTGGGGGTGAAGGGCGACAGTAAGTCGAAGAAGAAGGCAGCCGGGCGGCCGAAGGGCTCTAAAG GAAATCTCGTCTCATCGGCATTCAAGCAGCATGAAGTGCAGGGTTTTGACTGA
- the LOC127439119 gene encoding cryptochrome-1-like isoform X2, translated as MAVNSIHWFRKGLRLHDNPALLEAVKGADTLRCVYFLDPWFAGASNLGVNRWRFLLQSLEDLDCSLRKLNSRLFVIRGQPANIFPRLFKEWNVSRLTFECDSEPFGKERDAAIKKLASEAGVEVNVKISHTLYDLDKIIELNGGQTPLTYKRFQTLVSTMSPPEPPVEPLTKELMKNCVTPVSENHRERYGVPLLEELGFDTEGLAPAVWPGGESEALTRMDRHLGPESAAVWQENFERPKMNSSPLLASPLGLSPYLRFGCLSCRMYYYKLTELYKKVKKNENPSISLYDKILWREFFYTAATNNPRFDRMEGNPFCIRIPWDKNAEALAKWAEAKTGFPWIDAIMTQLRQEGWIHHLARHAVACFLTRGDLWISWEEGMKVFEELLLDADWSVNAGSWLCHSCSSFFQQFFHCYCPVGFGRRIDPNGDFIRRYLPVLRDFPAKFIYDPWNAPEDVQIAAKCVIGVDYPKPMVNHAAASRLNIERMRQIYQQLSRYRGLSLLATVPSNHMEEMDVNETRGAAAPPTRRRTHRVGREQRGGHEQPGLSGAKHQHALGHRTLPYTTQSNQTGHAHAFAVPQQPGRLTWPAWGGTGKREREAEHDCCHGDNGPTSTLKVQRQDDERREVQEGVSFSSRAPPTDGFA; from the exons ATGGCGGTAAACTCCATCCACTGGTTTCGTAAAGGACTACGTCTCCATGACAACCCCGCACTGCTGGAGGCAGTGAAGGGGGCGGACACCCTGCGCTGCGTCTACTTCCTGGACCCTTGGTTCGCTGGGGCGTCAAACCTGGGCGTCAACAGATGGAG GTTTCTGCTGCAGTCTTTGGAGGATTTGGACTGTAGTCTTCGTAAACTCAACTCCCGTCTGTTTGTCATCCGCGGTCAACCAGCTAATATCTTCCCTCGGCTATTTAAG GAGTGGAATGTGTCTCGACTGACGTTTGAGTGTGACTCAGAGCCGTTCGGGAAGGAACGAGATGCAGCAATAAAGAAACTGGCATCTGAAGCGGGAGTAGAGGTCAACGTCAAGATCTCACACACGCTCTACGATCTCGACAA GATAATAGAGTTGAATGGTGGTCAGACTCCACTCACGTACAAGCGTTTCCAAACTCTAGTGAGCACCATGAGTCCTCCAGAACCTCCAGTAGAACCTCTGACCAAAGAACTCATGAAGAACTGTGTCACACCTGTCAGTGAAAACCACAGAGAGAGATACGGAGTGCCCTTACTGGAGGAACTGG GGTTTGACACTGAGGGTTTGGCTCCTGCCGTGTGGCCTGGAGGAGAATCAGAAGCTCTGACTCGCATGGACCGACACCTCGGGCCCGAATCTGCTGCG gtgTGGCAGGAGAACTTTGAGCGACCAAAGATGAACTCCAGTCCTCTGTTGGCAAGTCCGTTGGGTTTGAGTCCATACCTGCGATTTGGCTGTCTGTCCTGTCGCATGTACTACTACAAACTCACCGAACTCTACAAGAAG GTGAAGAAGAATGAAAACCCGTCCATCTCGCTCTACGATAAGATCTTATGGAGGGAGTTTTTCTATACGGCGGCCACTAATAACCCGCGCTTCGACCGGATGGAGGGAAACCCCTTCTGCATCCGCATCCCGTGGGATAAGAACGCAGAGGCGCTGGCCAAGTGGGCGGAGGCTAAAACGGGTTTCCCTTGGATCGACGCGATCATGACACAACTGCGTCAGGAGGGCTGGATTCATCATCTGGCGCGTCACGCGGTGGCGTGTTTCCTGACGCGAGGAGATCTGTGGATCAGCTGGGAGGAGGGCATGAAG GTGTTTGAAGAGCTGTTATTGGACGCAGACTGGAGCGTAAACGCGGGCAGCTGGCTCTGCCACTCCTGCAGCTCCTTCTTCCAGCAGTTTTTCCACTGTTACTGTCCCGTCGGGTTTGGACGCAGAATCGACCCCAACGGAGACTTCATCAG GCGTTATTTACCTGTCCTCCGGGATTTTCCAGCAAAGTTCATCTATGACCCCTGGAACGCTCCCGAGGACGTGCAGATCGCTGCCAAGTGTGTGATCGGAGTGGATTACCCCAAACCCATGGTGAACCACGCCGCGGCGAGTCGACTGAACATCGAGAGGATGCGACAGATCTACCAACAGCTGTCCAGATACAGAGGACTCA GTCTGCTCGCCACTGTGCCGTCCAACCACATGGAGGAGATGGACGTGAATGAAACGAGAGGAGCAGCAGCGCCCCCTACACGCCGAAGGACACACA GGGTTGGAAGAGAGCAGAGGGGCGGTCACGAGCAGCCCGGACTGAGCGGAGCGAAACACCAACACGCTCTCG GCCACCGTACGTTGCCGTACACCACGCAAAGTAACCAGACAGGCCACGCCCACGCGTTCGCCGTCCCACAGCAACCGG GACGTCTGACTTGGCCGGCTTGGGGCGGGACgggaaagagagaaagggaggcgGAGCATGactgttgccatggtgacaatGGCCCCACCTCTACTCTAAAAGTGCAGCGGCAAGATGATGAG AGGCGGGAAGTCCAGGAGGGCGTGTCCTTCTCTTCAAGAGCTCCACCTACTGATGGATTTGCATAA
- the cry4 gene encoding cryptochrome circadian regulator 4, with translation MSERTIHVFRKGLRLHDNPTLLGALASSSALFPVYVLDREFMQRVMRVGALRWRFILQSLEDLDGHLRALGSRLYVLRGSMLVVLRELVTRWGVTQISYDTEVEPHYTCMDCEIQTLAQEHGLKTYTCVSHTLYDAKRVIKANGGSPPLTYKKFLHVLSVLGEPEKPAREITTEDFLRCVTPPDPNHEQEFGIPSLSDLDVPDEFEVLWPGGETHALKRLEKHFQSQGWVANFSKPRTVLNSLLPSTTGLSPYLSLGCLSVRTFYHKLNSIYAQSKNHSLPPVSLQGQLLWREFFYTVASATPNFTQMQGNPICLQISWSQNPEALEKWKTGQTGFPWIDAIMTQIQQEGWIHHLARHAVACFLTRGDLWISWEEGMKVFQEYLLDADYSVNAGNWMWLSASAFFHKYTRIFCPVRFGRRTDPEGQYLRKYLPVLKNFPSQYIYEPWKAPEDVQLSAGCIIGKDYPRPMVCHIEASQRNLALMRQVRSEQENTAQLTRDVSDDPMEVGLKRELQEEEGLLEGAEPHSVSKHFSASADHQSRHWTPETPHRY, from the exons ATGAGTGAACGCACCATCCATGTGTTCCGTAAGGGCCTGCGCCTCCATGACAATCCCACCCTGCTGGGGGCGCTGGCGTCCTCCTCCGCACTCTTCCCCGTATACGTGCTGGACCGCGAGTTCATGCAGCGCGTGATGCGTGTTGGTGCGTTACGCTGGCGATTCATCCTGCAGAGTTTAGAAGATCTGGACGGCCATCTGCGGGCGCTGGGCTCGCGGCTATACGTCCTGCGTGGGTCTATGCTGGTGGTCCTGCGTGAACTCGTTACCCGGTGGGGCGTCACGCAGATCAGCTACGACACTGAAGTAGAGCCGCATTACACGTGCATGGACTGTGAGATACAAACACTGGCACAGGAACATGGACTGAAAACTTACACGTGTGTGTCGCACACGCTATACGACGCCAAGAG GGTTATAAAGGCAAACGGCGGCTCTCCTCCTCTCACATATAAGAAGTTCCTTCATGTtttgtcagttttgggtgaaccagAGAAACCAGCACGAGAAATCACAACGGAGGATTTCCT GAGATGTGTGACCCCTCCTGACCCGAATCATGAGCAGGAGTTTGGGATTCCCTCTCTGTCTGATCTGGATGTACCAGATGAGTTTGAGGTTTTGTGGCCGGGCGGAGAAACGCACGCCCTCAAACGACTGGAGAAACACTTCCAGAGTCAG GGTTGGGTGGCAAATTTCTCCAAGCCGCGGACGGTTCTGAACTCTCTTCTGCCCAGCACCACTGGTCTCAGTCCATACTTGAGTCTCGGCTGTCTGTCGGTCCGAACGTTCTACCACAAACTCAACAGCATCTATGCACAG TCGAAGAACCATTCGCTGCCCCCCGTGTCGCTGCAGGGACAGCTGCTGTGGAGAGAGTTCTTCTACACTGTCGCTTCAGCCACTCCAAACTTCACTCAGATGCAGGGAAACCCAATCTGTCTGCAGATCAGCTGGTCCCAGAATCCAGAAGCCCTGGAGAAATGGAAAACC GGTCAGACCGGTTTTCCCTGGATCGATGCAATCATGACTCAGATTCAACAGGAGGGCTGGATTCATCATCTGGCGCGTCACGCGGTGGCGTGTTTCCTGACGCGAGGAGATCTGTGGATCAGCTGGGAGGAGGGCATGAAG GTGTTTCAAGAGTACCTGTTGGACGCAGATTACAGTGTGAACGCTGGTAACTGGATGTGGTTATCTGCCAGCGCGTTCTTCCATAAGTACACCAGAATCTTCTGTCCTGTTCGTTTCGGCCGCCGGACCGACCCAGAGGGACAGTATCTCAG GAAATACCTGCCGGTGTTGAAGAATTTCCCCTCTCAGTATATTTACGAGCCGTGGAAAGCGCCAGAAGACGTGCAGCTGAGCGCCGGTTGCATCATCG GTAAAGATTATCCTCGTCCGATGGTGTGTCATATAGAGGCGAGTCAGAGGAATTTGGCTCTGATGCGACAGGTTCGCTCGGAACAAGAGAACACGGCACAACTCACACGag ACGTGTCCGATGACCCAATGGAGGTGGGGCTTAAACGTGAGCTACAGGAAGAGGAGGGGCTTCTGGAGGGGGCGGAGCCACACAGCGTGTCCAAACATTTCAGCGCCAGTGCGGATCATCAGTCCCGCCACTGGACGCCAGAGACCCCGCACAGATATTGA
- the LOC127439128 gene encoding retinoblastoma-binding protein 5 isoform X1, translated as MNLELLESFGQNYPEEADGTLDCISMALTCTFNRWGTLLAVGCNDGRIVIWDFLTRGIAKIISAHIHPVCSLSWSRDGHKLVSASTDNIVSQWDVLTGDCDQRFRFPSPILKLQCHPRDMDKVLVCPMKSAPVLLTLSDSKHVVLPVDDDSDLNVVAAFDRRGEYIYTGNAKGKILVLNTDTQDLVASFRVTTGTSNTTAIKSIEFARKGSCFLINTADRIIRVYDGREILTCGRDGEPEPMQKLQDLVNRTPWKRCCFSGDGEYIVAGSARQHALYIWEKSIGNLVKILHGTRGELLLDVAWHPVRPIIASISSGVVSIWAQNQVENWSAFAPDFKELDENVEYEERESEFDIEDEDKSEPEQTGADAAEDEEVDVTTVDPIVAFCSSDEELEDYKALLYLPIAPEVEDPEENPFGPPPDAAVQNATTEDSSTADKKQRQPSTDGGPPKKKIRTTTIELQGVPSDEVHPLLGVKGDSKSKKKAAGRPKGSKGKEKDSAFRSKLYRDRAEGLGVLGNLVSSAFKQHEVQGFD; from the exons ATGAATCTGGAGTTGCTCG AGTCCTTCGGGCAGAATTATCCAGAG gaggCCGATGGCACTCTGGACTGCATCAGTATGGCTCTCACTTGCACGTTTAACCGCTGGGGGACGCTGTTGGCCGTCGGCTGTAATGACGGACGAATTGTCATCTGGGACTTTCTTACGCGCGGCATTGCCAAAATTATCAGCGCGCACATACATCCCGTCTGTTCGCTCAG CTGGAGTAGAGACGGACACAAGCTCGTGAGTGCCTCCACAGATAACATCGTCTCTCAGTGGGACGTCCTGACAGGAGATTGTGACCAACGATTCCGATTCCCGTCACCCATCCTCAAACTGCAGTGCCATCCCAGAGACAT GGATAAAGTTCTAGTGTGCCCTATGAAGTCAGCACCCGTTCTTCTAACGCTGTCCGACTCCAAACATGTGGTTCTGCCCGTGGACGATGACTCGGATCTGAACGTGGTGGCGGCATTTGACCGGCGCGGTGAATACATCTACACTGGCAATGCCAAGGGAAAG ATTCTGGTGTTGAACACAGACACGCAGGATCTAGTGGCATCGTTTCGGGTGACGACGGGAACCAGTAACACCACAGCCATCAAATCCATCGAGTTTGCACGGAAGGGCAG TTGTTTCCTGATAAACACAGCAGACAGAATCATTCGCGTGTACGACGGCCGAGAGATTCTCACCTGCGGCAGAGACGGAGAGCCTGAACCCATGCAGAAACTACAGGACCTTGTGAACAG GACGCCGTGGAAGCGCTGTTGTTTCTCTGGCGACGGCGAGTATATTGTGGCGGGATCGGCACGGCAGCACGCGCTGTACATCTGGGAGAAAAGCATTGGGAACCTGGTGAAGATCCTTCACGGCACGCGAGGAGAACTGCTGCTGGATGTGGCG tggcACCCTGTGCGGCCGATCATTGCGTCGATCTCCAGTGGAGTTGTGTCTATATGGGCCCAGAACCAAGTG gagaaCTGGAGTGCGTTTGCTCCTGATTTTAAAGAGTTGGATGAGAATGTGGAGTAtgaagagagagagtcagagttTGATATTGAAGATGAAGACAAGAGTGAACCAGAACAGACCG GAGCTGATGCAGCTGAAGATGAGGAGGTGGACGTCACTACAGTTGATCCCATCGTAGCGTTCTGCAGCAG TGATGAAGAGCTGGAGGATTATAAAGCACTGCTGTATCTGCCCATCGCTCCGGAGGTGGAAGACCCAGAGGAGAATCCGTTCGGACCACCGCCGGACGCCGCGGTGCAAAACGCCACCACTGAAGACAGCAGCACTGCAGATAAAAAACAAAGACAGCCATCTACAGACGGAGGTCCGCCCAAGAAGAAGATCCGGACCACTACTATCGAACTGCAGGGCGTTCCGAGTGATG AGGTGCACCCGTTACTGGGGGTGAAGGGCGACAGTAAGTCGAAGAAGAAGGCAGCCGGGCGGCCGAAGGGCTCTAAAGGTAAAGAGAAAGATTCTGCGTTCAGATCCAAACTCTACAGGGACAGAGCGGAGGGGCTCGGAGTGCTAG GAAATCTCGTCTCATCGGCATTCAAGCAGCATGAAGTGCAGGGTTTTGACTGA